In Natronoarchaeum philippinense, a single window of DNA contains:
- a CDS encoding helix-turn-helix domain-containing protein — protein MTEEDAEQQIETPDTPEALLGALGGKYSAEILASTQTPTSAQSLSDALEIPIATCYRRIEDLTEAGLLRCEGRQLSEEGRRTNVYRRTLDRLTLDFTGGEPTIDREERSEAKIRLQDQRDE, from the coding sequence ATGACTGAGGAAGACGCCGAACAACAGATCGAGACACCCGATACGCCCGAGGCACTCCTCGGGGCACTGGGGGGCAAGTACAGCGCCGAGATTCTGGCGTCGACTCAAACGCCGACCTCCGCCCAGTCGCTGAGCGACGCCCTCGAGATTCCGATCGCCACCTGCTACCGGCGGATCGAGGATCTCACTGAGGCTGGACTGCTCCGCTGTGAGGGCCGACAACTCTCCGAGGAGGGACGCAGAACGAACGTCTACCGACGCACGCTCGACCGGTTGACGCTGGATTTCACTGGCGGTGAGCCGACGATCGACCGCGAGGAACGATCGGAGGCCAAGATCCGCCTGCAGGATCAACGCGACGAGTGA
- a CDS encoding chemotaxis protein CheW: MATELPDKLLELDDGGDADGRDPDPQEGEEETEERERFVVFRIGATRYAVGVEAVKSVVDAGEFTRVPRSSDAIEGVIDLRGDITAIIDPRVYLPDAGAGDSAADQRVLVFDRPSDRQGAGIRVDQVTGVESIPVSSIFRRPAPDEGVDASALAHELIRAVISREDEEDRISLLDVEGLVAVAGDT; this comes from the coding sequence ATGGCGACGGAACTACCGGACAAACTACTGGAGCTCGACGACGGCGGCGACGCCGACGGGCGAGATCCGGACCCACAGGAGGGCGAGGAAGAGACCGAAGAGCGCGAACGGTTCGTCGTCTTTCGCATCGGAGCAACACGCTACGCGGTCGGGGTCGAGGCGGTCAAAAGCGTCGTCGATGCGGGCGAGTTCACGCGCGTCCCGCGATCCTCCGATGCCATCGAGGGCGTGATCGATCTTCGGGGGGACATCACGGCGATCATCGACCCGCGCGTCTATCTTCCCGACGCCGGAGCGGGAGACAGCGCGGCAGACCAACGAGTGCTCGTGTTCGATCGCCCGTCGGACCGGCAGGGCGCCGGAATCCGGGTCGATCAGGTGACCGGTGTGGAGTCGATTCCGGTGAGCAGCATATTCCGCCGGCCGGCACCAGACGAAGGCGTCGACGCGTCGGCGCTTGCCCACGAACTGATTCGGGCGGTCATCAGTCGGGAGGACGAGGAGGATCGTATCTCCCTGCTCGATGTCGAAGGGCTGGTCGCCGTCGCCGGCGACACCTGA
- the cheY gene encoding chemotaxis protein CheY translates to MSTGVLIVDDSHFMRNLLRQILEEDYDIVGEASNGAEAVKLYKEQQPDIVMMDIVMPKCNGIKATAAIKKLDPDSRVIMCTSVGQREKMKLAVKAGADGYVTKPFEEPSVRKALKDVVPA, encoded by the coding sequence ATGTCGACAGGGGTGCTCATCGTGGACGACTCTCATTTTATGCGGAATCTCCTACGGCAGATTCTGGAAGAAGACTACGACATCGTAGGGGAGGCGTCCAACGGGGCGGAAGCGGTCAAGTTGTACAAAGAGCAGCAACCGGACATCGTAATGATGGACATCGTGATGCCGAAATGTAACGGCATCAAAGCGACTGCTGCGATCAAGAAACTCGACCCGGACTCGCGGGTCATCATGTGTACCAGCGTCGGCCAGCGCGAGAAGATGAAACTCGCGGTCAAGGCCGGCGCCGACGGATACGTGACAAAGCCGTTCGAGGAGCCGAGCGTCCGCAAGGCGCTCAAGGACGTCGTCCCGGCATGA
- the cheB gene encoding chemotaxis-specific protein-glutamate methyltransferase CheB, translating into MTSVLVVDDSQFMRTVIGNILAENGYDVHRASDGQRAVAAVQKHDPDIVTMDVQMPEMDGIEAVSRIMSTNPTRIIMLSAHTQEGAEETLEALSRGAVDFLAKPSGEVSTDIAGLKDRLLDVVETVARADVSSLAPSRAAAAAHTATAGSAGSTANSRSGPAVSEPRTDAGANAASRSDAPTGESDAPAGSFREHPTVVVGASTGGPKIVEGILYELPRDLDARVLVVQHMPAEFTDRLAARLDELCEYDVREAEDGDRVSGGEVLIARGDRHMEVAHATGDRLRVRLTEDERVHGVRPAIDVTMESAAERVDPPLVGVALTGMGRDGAAGISAIKAAGGTTIAQDEATSPVFGIPRQAIATGDVDHVLPADEIPGGIATALSTEVETHG; encoded by the coding sequence ATGACGAGCGTACTCGTTGTCGATGACTCGCAGTTCATGCGGACGGTCATCGGCAACATCCTGGCCGAAAACGGGTACGACGTGCATCGCGCGAGCGACGGCCAGCGGGCGGTAGCGGCCGTCCAAAAGCACGATCCAGACATCGTCACGATGGACGTCCAGATGCCCGAGATGGACGGTATCGAAGCCGTCAGCCGGATCATGTCGACGAATCCGACGCGGATCATCATGCTGAGCGCGCACACCCAAGAGGGCGCCGAGGAGACGCTCGAAGCGCTCTCCCGCGGTGCCGTCGATTTCCTCGCCAAGCCGAGCGGGGAGGTCTCGACCGACATCGCCGGGCTGAAAGATCGCCTGCTCGATGTCGTCGAGACGGTCGCGCGCGCAGACGTGTCGTCGCTGGCGCCCTCGCGGGCCGCCGCGGCGGCACACACGGCAACCGCCGGAAGCGCCGGATCGACCGCCAACAGCCGGTCCGGACCAGCGGTCAGCGAGCCACGGACCGACGCCGGAGCGAACGCTGCGTCCCGATCGGATGCCCCGACCGGGGAAAGCGATGCTCCGGCTGGATCGTTCCGCGAGCACCCCACGGTCGTCGTCGGCGCCTCGACGGGCGGCCCGAAGATCGTCGAAGGGATTCTCTACGAACTGCCTCGTGACCTCGACGCGCGCGTACTCGTCGTGCAGCACATGCCCGCCGAGTTCACCGACAGGCTGGCGGCACGACTGGACGAGTTGTGTGAGTACGACGTTCGCGAAGCCGAAGACGGCGACCGCGTCTCCGGTGGCGAGGTGCTGATCGCACGCGGCGACCGCCACATGGAGGTTGCCCACGCGACGGGCGACCGGTTACGTGTGCGGCTGACCGAGGACGAGCGCGTCCACGGCGTCCGCCCGGCGATCGACGTGACGATGGAATCGGCCGCAGAGCGCGTCGACCCGCCGCTGGTCGGCGTCGCGCTGACCGGCATGGGCAGAGACGGCGCCGCCGGTATCAGCGCCATCAAGGCCGCCGGCGGGACGACGATCGCACAGGACGAGGCGACCAGTCCCGTCTTCGGCATCCCGCGGCAGGCGATCGCCACGGGCGATGTCGATCACGTGCTGCCGGCCGACGAGATTCCCGGCGGCATCGCAACCGCACTCTCGACGGAGGTGGAAACGCATGGATGA